In Microtus ochrogaster isolate Prairie Vole_2 chromosome 4, MicOch1.0, whole genome shotgun sequence, one genomic interval encodes:
- the Atp5mc3 gene encoding ATP synthase F(0) complex subunit C3, mitochondrial has protein sequence MFACAKLARTPALIRAGSRVAYRPISAAVLSRPEARTGEGSTVFNGAQNGACQLIRREFQTSVISRDIDTAAKFIGAGAATVGVAGSGAGIGTVFGSLIIGYARNPSLKQQLFSYAILGFALSEAMGLFCLMVAFLILFAM, from the exons ATGTTCGCCTGCGCCAAGCTCGCCCGCACCCCCGCTCTG ATCCGAGCTGGATCCAGAGTTGCATATAGACCAATTTCAGCAGCAGTGTTATCTCGACCCGAGGCTAGGACTGGAGAG GGCTCTACGGTATTTAATGGGGCCCAGAATGGTGCATGTCAGCTGATCCGAAGGGAGTTTCAGACCAGTGTAATCAGCAGAGACATTGATACTGCTGCCAAATTCATTGGTGCAGGTGCTGCAACAGTAGGAGTTGCGGGTTCTGGTGCTGGTATTGGAACAGTCTTTGGCAGCCTTATCATTGGTTATGCCAG AAACCCTTCACTGAAGCAGCAGCTGTTCTCATATGCTATCCTGGGATTTGCCTTGTCTGAAGCTATGGGACTCTTTTGTTTGATGGTTGCTTTCTTGATCTTGTTTGCCATGTAA